One window of the Eucalyptus grandis isolate ANBG69807.140 chromosome 8, ASM1654582v1, whole genome shotgun sequence genome contains the following:
- the LOC104456063 gene encoding S-protein homolog 21, whose product MKLLAGFLLISSSLSLCCLFLSKLLEPEYFYGAEFDVRVINGFSTNSSLPLVIWCSSDDHGDIGGRALQEGDDFSWAVRSNFWGAAARFLCTVKWDSTRKRFDAFEAERDGRRCGPFRKCSWLVREDGFYFSSDEVNWKKDFSWF is encoded by the coding sequence ATGAAACTCCTCGCAGGCTTCCTcctcatctcctcctccctctccctctgcTGCCTATTTCTGTCCAAGCTCCTCGAGCCCGAGTACTTCTACGGCGCGGAGTTCGACGTCCGTGTCATCAACGGCTTCAGCACCAACTCCTCCCTCCCCCTCGTGATCTGGTGCTCCTCCGACGACCACGGCGACATCGGCGGGCGGGCCCTCCAGGAGGGCGACGACTTCAGCTGGGCCGTCCGTTCCAACTTCTGGGGCGCGGCGGCCCGCTTCCTCTGCACCGTCAAGTGGGACAGCACGAGGAAGCGGTTCGACGCGTTCGAGGCTGAGCGGGACGGCCGCCGGTGCGGCCCCTTCAGGAAGTGCTCCTGGCTCGTGAGGGAAGACGGGTTTTACTTCAGCAGCGACGAGGTCAACTGGAAGAAGGACTTCTCCTGGTtttaa